Below is a window of Nerophis lumbriciformis linkage group LG20, RoL_Nlum_v2.1, whole genome shotgun sequence DNA.
tttataattattttgtgagaaagtcaaaatggtattgacaataataataattaaacaaaaccccaataatcgtaaaaaaaaaaattaaataaatgttaatGATCATTATACCATGAAAGATTTCCAGGATAAAGAAAAGAGTCTCgggttttttttgtcaagttTTTATTGACGACTCAGCAAACAGACTTCACGGGCACGGCTTGGCGTTGGCGACGGGCTCACAGCGGTCCACCACAGCGCGCACCTCTCCGATCTGGACGCCGTCGTACGTTCCTGAGATGGACGTCCACTGGGTGTCTCCGTTGCGGTACGTGCGGCTGAGGCGCGCCGTGTACGGGATGTCGGCCTTGACCCTGCGGCCCTCCATGCGCACCCTGCAGGAGTGGTTGGGGGCCACGCGGAGCTCCACAGACACGGAGTGGCTGAGCGCCTCCACCGCCGTGGTCCCTCGCGAGAACTGCAGCGTCTTCTCGCCGCTCAGCTCCAAGCCGCCGGAGCCGATGAGCGGGATTTTGGCGGTGATGCTGCCGGCGACACCGAGCATGGTGGCCCGGCCGATGCTCCAGGTGGTCTCCGTCTCCGTGGTCTTGGAGATGGTGACGGTCTTCTGCACCGCCTGGCACTCGTTGTTGGTGATCCCGGAGATGCGCATGGTCTCGGGGGGGTACTGGAAGATGGCCACCTGGTCCAGGTCGTAGTCCACGTCAGAGATGTGCTGCTGGTAGGCGTCCCGGTTGATGGTCAAGACCTGGTACTTCTTGTACCAGTACTCCTCGCCTTCCCACGGCAGGAAGAAGGCCTCGAACTGGGGGACCACCTTGCCCAGGCCGTACTTGTTCTTGCCCACGTAGATGCCCGCCCCCAGGCAGGTTCTGACCGAGTGTTGGGGCACGGACCCGTAAGAACCCTCTTTCCACTCCAAGAACTCAAAGTTGTCTCGGTTGATCAGAATCTGGAACTCAGGGGCATAGTACTCGCGGTCTCCGTAGGGGTAGCGGCAGTAGGGTCCCAGGGCGGCGTTGTAGAAGCCGGACTCGCACTTGTACTGGCACACGTAGTCGGTGCGCTCGCTGTAGCCGTTGTAGATCGCCACGGCGCCGTTGAGCAGCGAGCCGTTCCACGGGCGCCACTCCAGGTTGACGTTGTCGCCGAAAATGAAGGAGGAAGGCAGGTCTTCCCGCCGCTCCAGGTCGGCCAGGGCGGCGGGACCCGAAGCGGCGGCGCCGGCGCTCTGGGCGGGCTCGCGACCCTCCAGCTCGGGGTTCAGGAGGGAGACTGCGGTACAAGGACGGGtcagacttttattttgaaaaagacCTCAAAGAAGGGGAGGACGATGCTGACCTTTCCGGCGCTCAGAACTTTTCTGGACGATGTCCTGCAGACCCGCCCAGGCCCCGCCCATCAGGACGCAACACAACAGGAGAGACCACGCCTTCATCTGTCAATCAAACACAACAGCTCGTTAAATATTCATGATCAATGATCTTTTTCCAGACTTTGTTGACACGATGATTGACATGATCATTAGCATGATCATTGACATGATAATTAACATTATAATTAACTCGATAATAGACATGATCATTGACATGATAATTAACACCTTGATTGACATGATGATTGACATGATCATTAACATGATAATTGACATGTGATAATCAACACGATAATTAACATGTCAATTAACATATTTACCATGAAGATTGGAATTATGATTGACATCATAATTAAGATGATAATTAGGTGATAATTAAGTTAATAATTAAGATGATGATTAAGATGATAATTAGGATGATAACTGAGACGATAATTGACATGATAATTAAGATGAAAATTAAGTTAATAATTCAGATGATAATGAGGTTGATAATTAGGATGATAATTAGGATGATAACAGACGATAATTGACATGATAATTAAGATGATAATTAAGTTGATCATTAGGATGAAAATTAAGATGATAATTAGGATGATAACCGAGACGATAATTGACATGATAATTAGGATGATAACTAAGACAAAAATTGACATAATAATTAAGATGATAATGGTTACGATAATTGACATCATAATTAGGATGATATTTAGGATGATATTTAGGATGATGATTAAGATGACAGTTAGGATGATAATTGAGACGATCATTGACATGATCATTAGGATGATAACTGAGACAATAATTGACATGATATTTAGGATGATAGTTAAGATGATGATTAGGATGATAATTAGGATGACAACTGAGACGATAATTGACACGATAATTAGGATGATAACAGATACGATAATTGACATGATAATTATTATGCTAATTAAGATGACAACTGAGACGATAATTGACATGATAATTAAGATGATAATTAGGATGATAACTAAGACAATAATTAGGGTGATAATTAAGATGCTAATTAGGATGACAACTGAGACGATAATTGACATGATTATTAAGCTGACATTTAGGATGATAATTAAGATGATAACTAGGATGATAATTAAGATGATAACTGAGATGATAATTGACATGATAATTAAGATGACAATTAGGATGATGACTGAGACAATAATTGACATGATAATTAGGATGGTAATTAAGATGATGATTAGAATGATAACTCAGATGATAATTGACATGATAATTAGGATGATAATTAAGATGATAGTTAGGATGATAACTCAGATGGCAATTGACATGATAATTAGGATGATAACTGAGATGATAATTGACATGATAATTAAGATGACAATTAGGATGATGACTGAGACAATAATTGACATGATAATTAGGATGGTAATTAAGATGATAATTACAATGATAACTCAGACGATAATTGACATGATAATTAGGATGATAATTGAGATGATAGTTAGGATGATAACTCAGACGATAATTGACATGATAATTAGGATGATAATTGAGATGATAGTTAGGATGATAACTCAGATGGTAATTGACATGATAATTAGGATGATAACTGAGACGATAATTGACATGATAATTAAGATGATAATTAGGATGATAATTGACATGATGCTAGTGTTGAGTAGAACTCACCTTGCTGCTGGTCCACTGAGTGCTGCTGCACCTGTCCTGCTTTTATACGCGCACGTTTACAACCCAGCCATAAAGTCACGTCAGCACAACGCAACCCAATCACAAgctacttttttacatttagcTGCACAATCTAAAACATATTTATTACTTTTAGCTACAcaatgtaaaacatatttttacatttagCTACACAATCCAGTTAGATGGCTGAAAAGGTAACACGGGGGTTTATGCAAGAGGGTACCGAATTAAGTGACCTTCCGGTGTCAGGTGCACATCATCAGAACATTTGGAGGCCGCCATGTTCGCTAACCTTTTTATTACACAAACAATCCAGGATAAGATTGAGGATGATTAACGTGACAAGACAACAGTGGCCGGGTCAAAGTGCACGGGATATTGCGTAACTTCAGATCGGCATCAGGTCATGTGGCGACGTCAGCTGGTGTAACGTACGAAATACTGAGGATCCGACAGAGACTAGGGTAAGGGAAAGTCTCTCTGACGATTCGAAGCACTAATGGGATGAGGGCCCAGCTACTTGTCTCCAGGAAAGTCCATGGACTCAGGAAACCACTATGACCATATTGGTTCCCAAAAACACCCCACAAAAGAACTTACCCAGTTTCTCCAAAACGTCAGGGATGATGTACCCAAAGAGTTTGGGGTGTGGCCAAGGGCGGAT
It encodes the following:
- the LOC133619766 gene encoding natterin-3-like, producing MKAWSLLLCCVLMGGAWAGLQDIVQKSSERRKVSLLNPELEGREPAQSAGAAASGPAALADLERREDLPSSFIFGDNVNLEWRPWNGSLLNGAVAIYNGYSERTDYVCQYKCESGFYNAALGPYCRYPYGDREYYAPEFQILINRDNFEFLEWKEGSYGSVPQHSVRTCLGAGIYVGKNKYGLGKVVPQFEAFFLPWEGEEYWYKKYQVLTINRDAYQQHISDVDYDLDQVAIFQYPPETMRISGITNNECQAVQKTVTISKTTETETTWSIGRATMLGVAGSITAKIPLIGSGGLELSGEKTLQFSRGTTAVEALSHSVSVELRVAPNHSCRVRMEGRRVKADIPYTARLSRTYRNGDTQWTSISGTYDGVQIGEVRAVVDRCEPVANAKPCP